In Campylobacter mucosalis, a single window of DNA contains:
- the queA gene encoding tRNA preQ1(34) S-adenosylmethionine ribosyltransferase-isomerase QueA — protein sequence MSDINSLLSYDYYLPPELIANEPVMPQENARLLVYHKDTGEIEHLKFQDFVQILPKDTAIIFNDTKVIKARIYGHKQSGGAVELLLNQPVNDNNFSCYIKGRVNVGSILNFSSDIKAEIIELKDDGLRIVKFYKNSKNLSQSDLYNELDKIGHVPLPPYIKRDDTQQDVSWYQSVFAKNSGAVAAPTASLHFSDKMIKEINENFKTAYITLHVGAGTFKGVECDDITKHVMHSEFYDISAQAQQLIKSDTALLGVGTTSTRCIEYYARGASSSGFCDLFLNLNNRPIRQNYLLTNFHLPKSTLIMLVSSFIGLDETMRIYKTAIEQRYRFYSYGDGMLII from the coding sequence ATGAGTGATATAAACTCGCTTTTATCGTATGATTACTACCTTCCGCCAGAACTTATAGCAAATGAGCCGGTTATGCCACAAGAAAACGCAAGACTGCTTGTGTATCATAAAGACACAGGCGAGATAGAGCACCTAAAATTTCAAGATTTTGTTCAAATTTTACCAAAAGATACAGCTATAATTTTTAACGATACAAAGGTTATAAAGGCTAGAATTTACGGGCACAAACAAAGCGGTGGAGCAGTTGAATTGCTTTTAAACCAACCAGTTAATGATAATAATTTTAGTTGCTACATAAAAGGACGTGTAAATGTCGGTAGTATTTTAAATTTTAGTAGCGACATAAAAGCCGAGATTATAGAGCTAAAAGATGACGGATTAAGGATTGTAAAATTTTATAAAAATAGTAAAAATTTATCCCAAAGTGACCTTTATAACGAGCTTGATAAAATAGGACACGTGCCGCTGCCACCATATATTAAAAGAGATGATACGCAGCAGGATGTAAGCTGGTATCAAAGCGTGTTTGCTAAAAATAGCGGTGCAGTAGCTGCTCCAACGGCAAGTCTTCACTTTAGTGACAAAATGATAAAAGAGATAAATGAAAATTTCAAAACCGCCTATATAACCTTGCACGTTGGTGCTGGGACATTTAAGGGCGTTGAGTGTGATGATATAACAAAACACGTAATGCATAGCGAATTTTACGATATTTCAGCACAAGCACAGCAGCTAATCAAAAGCGACACAGCGCTACTTGGCGTTGGGACTACTAGCACGAGGTGTATTGAGTATTACGCTAGGGGAGCTAGTAGCAGTGGATTTTGCGATCTTTTTTTAAATTTAAATAATAGACCAATCAGACAAAACTATTTACTAACAAATTTTCATCTACCAAAATCAACCCTAATAATGCTAGTTAGCAGTTTTATAGGGCTTGATGAGACGATGAGAATTTACAAAACAGCGATAGAGCAAAGGTATCGCTTTTACTCTTATGGTGATGGGATGTTGATAATATGA
- the nikR gene encoding nickel-responsive transcriptional regulator NikR — MDDIIRFSVSLPKSLLDELDKKILEQGYASRSELTRDLIREKMVKDSWSHQDIELIGVLTIIYTHHQSDLVVKMLELEHDANIDIICTTHVHIDHHNCLETLVLRGKTERIKTFSERIGGLKGVKFCELTRAAVPHS; from the coding sequence ATGGATGATATTATAAGATTTAGCGTGTCATTGCCTAAGTCACTGCTTGATGAACTTGATAAAAAAATACTAGAGCAAGGCTACGCGTCAAGGAGTGAACTCACTCGCGATCTCATACGAGAAAAGATGGTAAAGGATAGCTGGAGCCATCAAGATATCGAACTCATCGGGGTTTTAACAATCATCTACACTCATCATCAAAGTGATTTGGTAGTAAAAATGCTAGAGCTTGAACACGACGCAAATATCGATATAATCTGCACAACTCACGTGCATATCGATCACCATAACTGTCTAGAAACACTTGTTTTGCGTGGTAAAACAGAGCGGATAAAAACCTTTAGTGAGCGTATCGGCGGACTAAAAGGTGTGAAATTTTGCGAACTAACAAGAGCTGCCGTCCCACATAGCTAA